A genomic region of Vibrio sp. 10N contains the following coding sequences:
- the clcA gene encoding H(+)/Cl(-) exchange transporter ClcA — protein MTKREKIKQSLLAHVPKGTINQFLSRDKTPISVLLLSCVVGVFAGLIGTLFEIGVHFVTETRTDWLKDEIGSVLPLWLLAFLISAFLAFVGYFLVHKFAPEAAGSGIPEIEGAMDNMRPVRWWRVLPVKFFGGLGALGSGMVLGREGPTVQMGGNIGRMVTDLFRVKNDDSRHTLLASGAAGGLAAAFNAPLAGIMFVVEEMRPHFRYSLISIKAVLISAVTATIVFRSINGQHAVITMPQYDSPDLNVLWLFLLLGALFGGFGVVFNRLVTLFQDMFVRIHKNDLKRFLFTGSMIGGSFGLLLLYVPELTGGGIGLIPEITNGSFSASILILLFIGRVLTTLICFGSGAPGGIFAPMLALGTSFGYAFGLVAHTLFPDLPIEPGVFAIAGMGALFSATVRAPITGILLVIEMTNNYHLILPLIITGLGATIVAQMLGGQPIYSQLLHRTLKNEKLRQQDLPRKETN, from the coding sequence ATGACCAAAAGAGAGAAAATCAAGCAATCGTTACTCGCCCATGTACCAAAGGGAACGATTAATCAGTTTCTCTCTCGCGATAAAACCCCCATCTCAGTGTTGTTACTTTCTTGTGTTGTAGGTGTTTTTGCCGGCCTTATTGGTACCTTGTTTGAAATCGGGGTTCACTTTGTCACAGAGACTCGCACGGACTGGTTGAAAGATGAGATTGGTTCGGTGCTCCCTTTATGGCTGCTTGCCTTTCTCATTAGCGCGTTTTTGGCGTTTGTTGGCTACTTTTTAGTGCACAAATTTGCCCCCGAAGCGGCCGGTTCAGGAATTCCCGAAATCGAAGGTGCAATGGATAACATGCGTCCCGTTCGTTGGTGGCGCGTATTGCCGGTAAAATTCTTCGGCGGTCTCGGTGCTCTGGGTTCTGGAATGGTGTTAGGTCGTGAAGGGCCGACGGTTCAAATGGGTGGAAACATTGGTCGTATGGTTACCGACCTTTTCCGAGTAAAAAATGATGATAGTCGACATACCCTACTCGCATCCGGAGCAGCTGGGGGCTTAGCCGCAGCGTTTAATGCGCCACTGGCAGGTATTATGTTTGTCGTAGAAGAAATGCGACCACATTTTCGTTACTCGCTAATATCCATCAAAGCAGTACTTATCTCCGCCGTGACGGCAACGATTGTGTTCCGTTCCATCAATGGTCAGCATGCGGTCATTACCATGCCGCAATATGACTCACCAGACCTTAATGTGTTGTGGTTATTCTTGCTGCTCGGCGCACTATTTGGTGGTTTTGGTGTGGTGTTCAACCGATTGGTCACACTGTTCCAAGATATGTTTGTACGTATCCACAAAAACGACCTAAAGCGCTTTCTGTTTACTGGCTCTATGATCGGCGGTAGCTTTGGTTTGTTGCTACTGTATGTGCCAGAGCTGACCGGCGGTGGTATAGGGCTAATTCCTGAAATTACTAATGGCAGCTTCAGCGCTAGCATCCTTATACTGCTGTTCATAGGTCGCGTGCTTACGACGTTAATTTGCTTTGGTTCTGGCGCACCAGGGGGGATATTTGCGCCTATGCTAGCACTTGGCACCTCTTTTGGTTATGCCTTTGGCTTGGTTGCCCACACACTGTTTCCAGACTTGCCAATTGAGCCTGGCGTGTTTGCCATCGCAGGAATGGGAGCACTGTTTTCAGCAACTGTGCGAGCACCGATAACGGGAATTTTGTTAGTTATAGAAATGACCAATAATTACCATTTAATATTGCCGCTTATCATCACAGGGCTTGGAGCGACCATCGTCGCGCAAATGCTCGGCGGCCAACCGATATATAGTCAGCTACTTCATCGCACCTTGAAGAATGAAAAACTGCGACAGCAAGATTTGCCAAGAAAAGAAACAAACTAA
- a CDS encoding IS1182 family transposase, which produces MLQKPSPQQYELEMVTMEQLVPQNHLVRKIDNAIDFEFIRDEVAHLYCKDNGRPPVDPVRLFKIILLGYLFGIKSERQLVKEIEVNVAYRWFLRMSLTEKVIHASTLSQNRIRRFNGTDVFERIFNNIVLQAMEKGLVAGQELFTDSTHLKANANKNKHMNRLRPVSAGAYLDMLNEDVAADRESEGKNPFKETPPKTDVKNTKVSTTDPESGFMTRDNKPQGFFYLDHRTVDGKHGIIVDTYATPGNVNDSQPYIRRLDHTLEQFNLNPIAVGIDAGYFTAPVAESLERRSILGVFGYRRPSRTKNKFKKKDFKYQKETDTYRCPEGQELIYKTTTRAGYRSYASDPKQCAFCPVRDDCTKSENMQKVITRHLYSETVERANQMRLSSYGKKTYRRRSETVERSFADAKQHHGHRYARYRGLAKVQMQCWLAAAAQNIKKIALVVSYLRKMGLNKAEISQILASVCRFKPYSLQNAI; this is translated from the coding sequence ATGCTTCAAAAACCTTCTCCTCAGCAATACGAACTCGAAATGGTAACCATGGAACAGCTCGTTCCACAGAATCATCTCGTTCGTAAAATTGATAATGCCATCGACTTCGAGTTCATCAGAGACGAAGTGGCACATCTATACTGCAAAGATAATGGCCGCCCACCCGTAGACCCTGTGCGTTTATTCAAAATCATTCTGCTTGGCTACCTATTCGGCATCAAAAGTGAGCGCCAACTGGTCAAAGAAATTGAAGTGAACGTCGCTTATCGTTGGTTCTTACGAATGTCACTGACCGAAAAAGTTATCCATGCTTCGACGTTAAGCCAGAACCGAATTCGACGCTTCAATGGTACTGACGTCTTTGAGCGCATCTTCAACAACATAGTGCTTCAAGCGATGGAGAAAGGCTTAGTCGCAGGACAGGAGCTCTTCACTGACAGTACACACCTTAAAGCCAATGCTAACAAGAACAAGCACATGAATCGTCTGCGTCCAGTTAGTGCAGGCGCTTATCTTGATATGCTGAATGAAGATGTGGCTGCAGACCGAGAATCTGAAGGTAAAAATCCATTCAAAGAGACGCCACCAAAGACAGACGTCAAAAACACTAAAGTCAGCACCACCGACCCTGAAAGTGGCTTTATGACACGAGACAATAAGCCTCAAGGCTTCTTCTATCTTGACCACCGAACCGTGGATGGTAAGCACGGTATCATCGTAGACACATACGCAACACCGGGGAATGTGAATGACTCACAGCCCTATATCCGTCGTCTCGATCACACACTAGAGCAGTTCAACCTCAATCCTATCGCAGTTGGTATCGATGCAGGTTACTTCACTGCGCCTGTTGCTGAATCACTCGAGCGCCGCAGTATATTAGGTGTGTTCGGGTATCGCCGCCCATCAAGAACTAAGAACAAATTTAAGAAGAAAGACTTCAAATACCAAAAAGAGACCGATACCTATCGCTGTCCAGAAGGGCAAGAACTTATCTATAAAACCACAACACGCGCAGGCTATCGCTCATACGCTTCAGACCCGAAACAATGTGCGTTTTGCCCCGTTCGGGACGACTGTACTAAGAGTGAAAATATGCAGAAGGTCATAACGCGTCACCTTTATAGTGAGACGGTGGAGCGAGCCAATCAAATGCGACTCTCTAGCTACGGAAAGAAGACGTATCGGAGGCGAAGTGAAACAGTAGAACGAAGCTTCGCCGATGCAAAACAACACCATGGCCACCGTTACGCGCGCTACCGCGGTCTCGCAAAAGTGCAAATGCAATGTTGGTTAGCCGCTGCCGCTCAAAACATCAAGAAGATAGCGTTGGTGGTGAGCTATCTGCGAAAAATGGGCCTAAATAAGGCAGAAATAAGTCAAATACTAGCCTCTGTATGCCGATTTAAGCCTTACTCACTTCAGAACGCTATCTAA
- a CDS encoding CobW family GTP-binding protein, which yields MTNKVPTNIITGFLGVGKTTTILNLLKNKPENENWAVLVNEFGEVGIDGAMMADGGAMIKEVPGGCMCCTAGVPMSVGINALLRQKPDRLIIEPTGLGHPKQVIKTLTSEQYHNYIDLRATIALVDPRNLSDERHLENKNFNDQLASAEVIIGNKVDQCTAEDIDVFNDWLTDQEPAKIFHKLVKNGELPIELLDIERRESQQEPAKHAHHHDDHDHSDLEPVFELPPEKPFIRRENQGQGYFSCGWIIGEEHKFDFDQLFSLFSELNAERVKAVVNTDKGCFAFNVANRVVSVNQMSLEGYESRIEVIDSQLMPWQDLESILLKLCGLNDA from the coding sequence ATGACAAATAAAGTCCCAACCAACATTATCACTGGGTTTCTCGGTGTGGGAAAAACCACAACAATCTTAAACCTGCTTAAAAACAAACCAGAAAATGAAAACTGGGCTGTGCTTGTGAATGAGTTTGGTGAAGTTGGTATTGATGGCGCGATGATGGCAGACGGTGGCGCTATGATTAAGGAAGTCCCCGGTGGCTGCATGTGTTGTACAGCAGGAGTTCCAATGTCGGTTGGTATCAATGCCTTGCTTAGGCAAAAGCCTGACCGATTGATCATTGAACCGACGGGGTTAGGGCATCCAAAACAAGTCATCAAAACACTGACTTCTGAGCAATACCACAACTACATTGATTTGCGGGCAACCATAGCTTTAGTTGACCCAAGAAACCTATCGGATGAAAGGCACCTTGAGAACAAGAACTTTAATGATCAGCTCGCATCTGCTGAAGTCATTATTGGGAACAAGGTTGACCAATGTACAGCCGAAGATATTGATGTGTTTAACGATTGGCTTACCGACCAAGAGCCTGCGAAGATTTTCCATAAACTGGTGAAAAATGGTGAGCTTCCGATTGAGCTGCTTGATATCGAAAGACGCGAATCACAACAGGAACCAGCTAAGCATGCTCATCACCATGACGATCATGACCACAGTGATCTTGAGCCAGTGTTTGAATTGCCACCTGAAAAGCCATTTATAAGAAGAGAAAATCAAGGGCAAGGCTATTTTAGCTGTGGTTGGATTATTGGTGAAGAACATAAATTCGACTTCGACCAACTGTTTTCTCTGTTTAGTGAACTCAATGCTGAGCGGGTTAAGGCGGTGGTGAATACCGATAAAGGCTGTTTTGCCTTCAATGTGGCGAATCGCGTTGTCTCTGTTAATCAGATGTCCTTGGAAGGCTATGAATCGCGTATTGAGGTCATAGATTCACAATTAATGCCTTGGCAAGATTTGGAGTCTATCCTATTGAAGTTGTGCGGTTTAAATGACGCATAG